From Salipiger profundus, a single genomic window includes:
- a CDS encoding extracellular solute-binding protein produces MMADNFRRRTLGAAIFALGILGAGIASAEPQHGIAMYGEPALPPDFDHLPYTNPDAPEGGRLVMGETGGFDSLNPHILKGTVPWQLRFLAYESLMGRSWDEPFTLYGLLAEAVETGPNREWVEFTLRPEARFSDGSPVTVEDVMWSYETLGTEGHPRYRGAWTKIEKMEQTGPRKVRFTFNVADRELALIIGMRPILKKAQWEGRDFGSSGLDVIPISSAPYVIDDFEAGRYVSLKRNPDYWGKDLPFMKGQANLDEIRMEFFGDGTVQFEAFKAGALNAIRENNAEKWLTQYDFPAVEAGDVIKSEIPHGRPTGMTGFVMNTRRGVFADWRVRAAMMHAFNFEYINETMTGSKQPRITSYFSNSELGMQAGPAEGRVRELLEPFADELLPGALEGYALPEGDGSARNRGNLRKAMALLQEAGWSVQDGVMKNADGQPLRFEIVLSQSAGEEQSIIDIFVQALQRLGVAPQVTVIDSAQYNERVNTFDYDMTFFRRGLSLSPGNEQRLYWGSEAADQTGSRNLMGMKSAAADAMIDVLLDAESREDFVAASRALDRVLTTGRYVIPIYQWNVARIAHVKELHYPEQVPVYGDWIDWMPNAWWWEEE; encoded by the coding sequence ATGATGGCTGATAATTTCCGCCGCCGCACGCTGGGTGCGGCGATTTTCGCACTGGGGATTCTCGGGGCGGGAATCGCCTCGGCAGAGCCGCAGCACGGCATCGCCATGTATGGCGAGCCGGCCCTGCCCCCGGATTTCGACCATCTTCCCTATACCAACCCCGACGCGCCCGAGGGCGGCCGGCTGGTGATGGGCGAGACCGGCGGCTTCGACAGCCTCAACCCGCATATCCTCAAGGGCACGGTGCCGTGGCAGCTGCGCTTTCTGGCCTACGAGTCGCTCATGGGCCGCAGCTGGGACGAGCCCTTCACCCTCTACGGCCTGCTGGCGGAGGCGGTCGAGACCGGCCCGAACCGCGAATGGGTGGAATTCACCCTGCGCCCCGAGGCGAGGTTCTCGGACGGCAGCCCCGTCACCGTCGAGGACGTGATGTGGAGCTACGAGACGCTCGGCACCGAAGGGCACCCGCGCTATCGCGGCGCCTGGACGAAGATCGAGAAGATGGAGCAGACCGGACCGCGCAAGGTCCGCTTCACCTTCAACGTCGCCGACCGCGAGCTGGCGCTGATCATCGGGATGCGCCCGATCCTGAAAAAGGCCCAGTGGGAGGGCCGGGATTTCGGCTCGAGCGGGCTCGACGTGATCCCGATATCGAGCGCGCCCTATGTCATCGACGATTTCGAGGCCGGCCGCTATGTCTCGCTGAAGCGCAACCCGGACTACTGGGGCAAGGACCTGCCCTTCATGAAGGGACAGGCCAACCTTGACGAGATCCGGATGGAGTTCTTCGGCGACGGCACCGTGCAGTTCGAGGCGTTCAAGGCCGGAGCGCTCAACGCCATCCGCGAGAACAACGCCGAGAAGTGGCTCACGCAATACGATTTCCCGGCGGTCGAGGCCGGTGACGTCATCAAGTCCGAGATCCCCCATGGCCGGCCCACCGGCATGACCGGCTTCGTGATGAACACCCGGCGCGGCGTGTTCGCCGACTGGCGGGTCCGGGCGGCGATGATGCACGCGTTCAACTTCGAATACATCAACGAGACGATGACCGGCTCGAAGCAGCCACGCATCACCTCGTATTTCTCGAACTCCGAGCTGGGCATGCAGGCCGGTCCCGCCGAGGGCCGCGTGCGCGAGCTGCTCGAGCCCTTCGCCGACGAGCTGCTGCCGGGCGCGCTCGAGGGTTACGCCCTGCCCGAGGGCGACGGCAGCGCCCGCAACCGCGGCAACCTGCGCAAGGCCATGGCACTGCTGCAGGAGGCCGGGTGGTCCGTGCAGGACGGTGTCATGAAGAACGCCGACGGCCAGCCGCTGCGGTTCGAGATCGTGCTGAGCCAGAGCGCGGGCGAGGAGCAGTCGATCATCGACATCTTCGTGCAGGCGCTGCAACGCCTCGGCGTCGCGCCGCAGGTGACGGTGATCGACTCGGCGCAATACAACGAGCGCGTCAATACCTTCGACTACGACATGACCTTCTTCCGGCGCGGGCTGTCGCTGTCTCCGGGCAACGAGCAGCGGCTCTACTGGGGCAGCGAGGCGGCCGACCAGACGGGCTCGCGCAACCTGATGGGCATGAAGTCCGCCGCGGCGGACGCGATGATCGACGTGCTGCTCGACGCCGAGAGCCGCGAGGACTTCGTCGCGGCGTCCCGGGCGCTCGACCGGGTGCTGACCACGGGGCGTTACGTGATCCCGATCTACCAGTGGAACGTGGCGCGCATCGCCCACGTGAAAGAGCTTCACTACCCCGAGCAGGTGCCGGTCTACGGCGACTGGATCGACTGGATGCCGAACGCGTGGTGGTGGGAAGAGGAGTGA
- a CDS encoding 3-hydroxybutyrate dehydrogenase — protein MSLKGKTAIVTGSNSGIGLGVARELARSGATVVLNSFTDNDEDHKLAEDLGREFGVEVRYIQADMSKAGECRALIEKAGACDILVNNAGIQHVAAIDEFPAEKWDAIIAINMNSAFHCTAAALPMMRKAGWGRVINIASAHGLTASPYKSAYVTAKHGVVGMTKVVALETAKEPITCNAICPGYVKTPLVEAQIPDTAREYDMTEEEAVEQVILARQPSKDFVTVEQIGGTAVFLCSDAAEQMTGTTLSVDGGWTAL, from the coding sequence ATGTCACTCAAGGGCAAGACCGCCATCGTCACCGGGTCGAACTCGGGCATCGGTCTGGGCGTCGCGCGCGAACTGGCGCGGTCGGGAGCCACCGTGGTTCTCAATTCCTTCACCGACAACGACGAGGATCACAAGCTGGCCGAAGACCTCGGCCGCGAGTTCGGCGTCGAGGTCCGCTACATCCAGGCGGACATGTCCAAGGCCGGTGAGTGCCGCGCCCTGATCGAGAAGGCCGGAGCCTGCGACATCCTCGTGAACAACGCGGGCATCCAGCACGTCGCCGCGATCGACGAGTTCCCGGCCGAGAAATGGGACGCGATCATCGCGATCAACATGAACTCGGCGTTCCACTGCACCGCCGCCGCGCTGCCGATGATGCGCAAGGCCGGCTGGGGCCGGGTCATCAACATCGCCTCGGCGCACGGGCTGACCGCGTCGCCCTACAAGTCGGCCTATGTCACCGCCAAGCACGGGGTCGTCGGCATGACCAAGGTCGTCGCGCTCGAGACCGCCAAGGAGCCGATCACCTGCAACGCGATCTGCCCGGGCTACGTCAAGACGCCGCTGGTCGAGGCGCAGATCCCCGACACCGCGCGCGAATACGACATGACCGAGGAAGAGGCGGTCGAGCAGGTGATCCTCGCCCGCCAGCCCTCGAAGGACTTCGTGACGGTAGAGCAGATCGGCGGCACGGCGGTCTTCCTGTGTTCGGACGCGGCCGAGCAGATGACCGGCACCACGCTCAGCGTGGACGGTGGCTGGACCGCGCTTTGA
- a CDS encoding pentapeptide repeat-containing protein, producing MSEASGAGRDKLEMEDMQLDGSRFARASLKGLSVTDSDLSGARLDDVNMAGAVIENATLAGATLRNLSLEGASISNADLSGLSVTEANLEGMTINGIAVTDLLARWEAG from the coding sequence TTGAGCGAGGCAAGCGGGGCGGGGCGCGACAAGCTCGAGATGGAGGACATGCAGCTCGATGGCTCGCGCTTCGCCCGTGCGAGCCTCAAGGGGCTCTCCGTGACCGACAGTGATCTGTCCGGGGCGCGGCTCGACGACGTGAACATGGCCGGGGCCGTGATCGAGAACGCGACCCTGGCGGGGGCGACCCTGCGCAACCTGTCGCTCGAAGGCGCGTCGATCAGCAACGCCGACCTTTCGGGGCTGTCGGTCACCGAGGCCAATCTCGAAGGCATGACGATCAATGGCATAGCGGTTACCGACCTGCTGGCCAGATGGGAGGCGGGCTGA
- a CDS encoding patatin-like phospholipase family protein: MTRRINLALQGGGAHGAFTWGVLDRLLEEDDIEIAGISGTSAGALNGAALKAGMVRGGRDGARASLEWLWREVAGLRDISIPDWMRAWLPDPGIVSRTVQYSLPFATGEAVGRMLSPYAWGPLYQNPLERIIERLDFGEICAQEGPEFFVCATSVRDGKVRVFEGDRLCPQAILASACLPTLFQSVELEDPETGEIEAFWDGGYTGNPALFPLFRHSLPDDLLIVNINPIERPTVPVTPPEIQNRINEISFNSSLLRELRAIEFVQRLIEAGSIKDGAMKKLRVHMVSDDALMTELSVATKLVPLPSIISQLRQAGRAAADGFLAEHGASLGVRQTADLRAMFT, encoded by the coding sequence ATGACTCGACGGATCAACCTGGCCCTGCAGGGCGGCGGTGCGCATGGCGCCTTTACCTGGGGCGTTCTCGACCGGCTGCTCGAAGAAGACGACATCGAGATTGCCGGCATCTCCGGCACCTCGGCCGGGGCGCTGAACGGCGCCGCGCTCAAGGCCGGAATGGTGCGCGGCGGGCGCGATGGGGCCCGGGCCTCGCTCGAGTGGCTGTGGCGCGAGGTGGCCGGGCTGCGCGACATCTCGATCCCCGACTGGATGCGGGCCTGGCTGCCCGATCCGGGGATCGTCAGCCGCACGGTGCAGTACTCGCTGCCCTTCGCCACGGGCGAGGCGGTTGGCCGGATGCTGTCGCCTTACGCCTGGGGGCCGCTCTACCAGAACCCGCTCGAGCGGATCATCGAGCGCCTCGACTTCGGCGAGATCTGCGCGCAGGAGGGGCCCGAGTTCTTTGTCTGCGCCACCTCGGTGCGCGACGGCAAGGTGCGGGTGTTCGAGGGCGATCGGCTCTGCCCGCAGGCGATCCTCGCGTCGGCCTGCCTGCCGACCCTGTTCCAGTCGGTCGAGCTCGAGGATCCGGAAACCGGCGAGATCGAGGCCTTCTGGGATGGCGGCTACACCGGCAACCCGGCGCTGTTTCCACTGTTTCGGCATTCGCTGCCCGACGACCTGCTGATCGTCAACATCAATCCGATCGAGCGCCCGACGGTCCCGGTCACCCCGCCGGAAATCCAGAACAGGATCAACGAGATCAGCTTCAATTCCTCGCTTCTGCGCGAGCTGCGCGCCATCGAGTTCGTGCAGCGGCTGATCGAGGCCGGCTCGATCAAGGACGGCGCGATGAAGAAGCTGCGGGTGCACATGGTCTCGGACGACGCGCTGATGACCGAGCTGTCCGTGGCGACCAAGCTGGTTCCGCTGCCGTCGATCATCTCGCAGCTTCGGCAGGCCGGGCGCGCGGCGGCCGACGGATTCCTGGCCGAACATGGCGCGTCGCTCGGGGTGCGCCAGACCGCCGACCTGCGCGCGATGTTCACCTGA
- the acnA gene encoding aconitate hydratase AcnA — translation MPITVGQDTSKTRKTLEVNGKSFAYYSIPAAEAAGLGEFGKLPAALKVVLENMLRFEDGKTVSVDDIKAFSDWAKNGGKGDRELAYRPARVLMQDFTGVPAVVDLAAMRDGIKALGGDAQKINPLNPVDLVIDHSVMIDEFGNPRAFQMNVDREYERNIERYEFLKWGQGAFNNFRVVPPGTGICHQVNLEYLAQTVWTDTDQNGDEVAYPDTLVGTDSHTTMVNGAAVLGWGVGGIEAEAAMLGQPISMLIPEVVGFELTGKMVEGTTGTDLVLKVVEMLRAKGVVGKFVEFYGDGLDNLPLADRATIANMAPEYGATCGFFPIDAETLRYLEMTGRDKDRIALVEAYAKENGFWRDENYDPVYTDTLSLDMGTIVPAISGPKRPQDYIALDKAASAFGEYIKGIRDGQDASANAEVRWEGEGGAPEPTDIPGDQGHHKRGFVQSGDDTYQLHDGSVVIASITSCTNTSNPYVMIGAGLVARKARELGLNRKPWVKTSLAPGSQVVSAYLEAAGLQEDLDAVGFNLVGYGCTTCIGNSGPLADEISKCINDNDLVATSVLSGNRNFEGRISPDVRANYLASPPLVVAYALAGDMNIDIANDPIAQTADGKDVYLKDIWPTQQEIAELVEKTVTRESFQEKYADVFKGDEKWQAVETTDAETYSWPAASTYVQNPPYFQGMSKDPGTITNIENARVLAVLGDMITTDHISPAGSFKESTPAGQYLREHQVPVREFNSYGSRRGNHEVMMRGTFANIRIKNEMLDGVEGGYTLDPKGEQASIYDAAMAYQEEGTPLVVFGGELYGAGSSRDWAAKGTALLGVKAVIAESFERIHRSNLVGMGVIPFEFTGDDTRETLKLTGKESVSITGLDDVKPGQMTPCTITYEDGSTKDIELKCRIDTAIEREYVEHGGVLHYVLRNLAAA, via the coding sequence ATGCCTATCACTGTTGGTCAGGACACATCGAAAACGCGCAAGACGCTCGAGGTGAACGGCAAGAGCTTTGCCTACTACTCGATCCCGGCGGCCGAAGCCGCGGGCCTTGGTGAATTCGGCAAGCTTCCCGCCGCACTGAAGGTCGTGCTGGAAAACATGCTGCGCTTCGAAGACGGCAAGACGGTGTCGGTCGACGACATCAAGGCGTTCTCGGACTGGGCCAAGAACGGCGGCAAGGGCGACCGCGAACTGGCCTACCGCCCGGCCCGCGTGCTGATGCAGGACTTCACCGGCGTGCCCGCCGTGGTCGACCTCGCGGCGATGCGCGACGGCATCAAGGCGCTTGGTGGCGACGCACAGAAGATCAACCCGCTGAACCCGGTCGACCTCGTGATCGACCACTCGGTGATGATCGACGAATTCGGCAACCCGCGCGCTTTCCAGATGAACGTTGACCGCGAGTACGAGCGCAACATCGAGCGCTACGAGTTCCTCAAGTGGGGTCAGGGCGCGTTCAACAACTTCCGCGTGGTTCCGCCGGGCACCGGCATCTGCCACCAGGTGAACCTCGAGTACCTCGCGCAGACGGTCTGGACCGACACCGACCAGAACGGTGACGAGGTCGCCTACCCCGATACGCTCGTCGGCACCGACAGCCACACCACCATGGTCAACGGCGCGGCCGTGCTCGGCTGGGGCGTGGGCGGCATCGAGGCCGAGGCCGCGATGCTCGGCCAGCCGATCTCGATGCTGATCCCCGAGGTCGTGGGCTTCGAGCTGACCGGCAAGATGGTCGAGGGCACCACCGGCACCGACCTCGTGCTCAAGGTCGTCGAGATGCTGCGCGCCAAGGGCGTGGTCGGCAAGTTCGTGGAATTCTACGGCGACGGCCTCGACAACCTGCCGCTGGCGGACCGCGCGACCATCGCCAACATGGCGCCGGAATACGGCGCGACCTGCGGCTTCTTCCCGATCGACGCCGAGACGCTGCGCTACCTCGAGATGACCGGCCGCGACAAGGACCGCATCGCGCTGGTCGAGGCCTACGCCAAGGAAAACGGCTTCTGGCGCGACGAGAACTACGACCCGGTCTACACCGACACGCTGTCGCTCGACATGGGCACCATCGTTCCGGCGATCTCGGGCCCCAAGCGTCCGCAGGACTACATCGCGCTCGACAAGGCCGCCTCGGCGTTCGGCGAGTACATCAAGGGCATCCGCGACGGCCAGGACGCCTCGGCCAACGCCGAAGTGCGCTGGGAAGGTGAAGGCGGCGCCCCCGAGCCCACCGACATCCCCGGTGACCAGGGCCACCACAAGCGTGGCTTCGTGCAGAGCGGCGACGACACCTACCAGCTGCACGACGGCTCGGTCGTGATCGCGTCGATCACCTCCTGCACCAACACGTCGAACCCCTACGTGATGATCGGTGCCGGTCTCGTGGCCCGCAAGGCGCGCGAGCTGGGTCTCAACCGCAAGCCTTGGGTCAAGACCTCGCTGGCGCCCGGCTCGCAGGTCGTGTCGGCCTACCTCGAGGCCGCCGGCCTTCAGGAAGACCTCGACGCGGTGGGCTTCAACCTCGTCGGCTACGGCTGCACCACCTGCATCGGCAACTCCGGCCCGCTCGCGGACGAGATCAGCAAGTGCATCAACGACAACGATCTGGTGGCAACCTCGGTGCTGTCGGGCAACCGCAACTTCGAAGGCCGCATCTCGCCGGACGTTCGTGCCAACTACCTCGCGTCGCCGCCGCTCGTCGTCGCCTACGCGCTGGCCGGTGACATGAACATCGACATCGCCAACGACCCGATCGCGCAGACGGCGGACGGCAAGGACGTCTACCTCAAGGACATCTGGCCGACCCAGCAGGAAATCGCGGAACTGGTCGAGAAGACCGTCACCCGCGAGAGCTTCCAGGAGAAGTACGCCGACGTCTTCAAGGGCGACGAGAAGTGGCAGGCGGTCGAAACCACCGACGCCGAGACCTACAGCTGGCCGGCGGCATCGACCTACGTTCAGAACCCGCCCTACTTCCAGGGCATGTCGAAGGACCCGGGCACCATCACCAACATCGAGAACGCCCGCGTTCTCGCGGTGCTGGGCGACATGATCACCACCGACCACATCTCGCCCGCGGGCTCCTTCAAGGAGAGCACCCCCGCCGGCCAGTACCTGCGCGAGCACCAGGTTCCCGTGCGCGAGTTCAACTCGTACGGCAGCCGTCGCGGCAACCACGAGGTCATGATGCGCGGCACCTTCGCCAACATCCGCATCAAGAACGAGATGCTGGACGGGGTCGAGGGCGGCTACACGCTGGATCCGAAGGGCGAGCAGGCCTCGATCTACGACGCGGCCATGGCCTACCAGGAAGAAGGCACCCCGCTGGTGGTCTTCGGTGGCGAGCTCTACGGCGCGGGTTCCTCGCGTGACTGGGCGGCGAAGGGCACGGCGCTGCTGGGCGTCAAGGCCGTGATCGCCGAGAGCTTCGAGCGCATCCACCGCTCGAACCTCGTCGGCATGGGCGTGATCCCCTTCGAGTTCACCGGTGACGACACCCGCGAGACGCTCAAGCTGACCGGCAAGGAAAGCGTGAGCATCACCGGCCTCGACGACGTGAAGCCGGGCCAGATGACGCCCTGCACCATCACCTACGAGGACGGCTCCACCAAGGACATCGAGCTCAAGTGCCGGATCGACACCGCGATCGAGCGCGAATACGTCGAGCACGGCGGCGTGCTGCACTACGTGCTGCGCAACCTCGCCGCGGCCTGA
- a CDS encoding DUF1223 domain-containing protein: MRRLTHWFAAVCLTMAGTTAQAQDNPVVVELFTSQGCSSCPPADSVLAELGTHDDVIPLALHVDYWDYIGWPDSFADPAFTKRQKGYARASGRRSIYTPQMVIDGRYDVVGSRPMKVVDAIRHAEKKPVVAHLSLSRADDELHIEAEPVGPFSEATVHLVRYTPQKRVEILDGENAGQTVTYSHIAHGWEVLGVWNGKAPLEMRVPISGDDPVVVMLQEDGYGPILAAARLR, translated from the coding sequence ATGCGCCGACTCACCCACTGGTTCGCGGCGGTCTGCCTCACGATGGCGGGCACGACAGCCCAGGCCCAGGACAACCCGGTCGTTGTAGAACTCTTTACCTCGCAGGGATGTTCCTCCTGCCCGCCGGCCGACAGCGTGCTGGCCGAGCTCGGCACCCATGACGACGTTATCCCGCTGGCGCTGCATGTCGACTACTGGGACTACATCGGCTGGCCCGACAGCTTCGCCGATCCCGCCTTCACCAAGCGGCAGAAGGGCTATGCCCGCGCCTCGGGGCGGCGGTCGATCTACACGCCGCAGATGGTCATCGACGGGCGCTACGACGTGGTCGGCTCGCGCCCGATGAAGGTGGTCGACGCCATCCGCCATGCCGAGAAGAAGCCCGTGGTCGCGCATCTGTCGCTGTCGCGCGCCGACGACGAGCTGCACATCGAGGCGGAGCCGGTCGGACCGTTCTCGGAAGCCACCGTGCATCTCGTGCGCTACACGCCGCAGAAGCGGGTCGAGATCCTCGACGGCGAGAACGCGGGCCAGACCGTGACCTATTCCCATATCGCCCACGGCTGGGAGGTGCTCGGGGTCTGGAACGGCAAGGCGCCGCTCGAGATGCGGGTGCCGATCAGCGGCGACGATCCGGTCGTCGTGATGCTCCAGGAAGACGGTTACGGACCGATATTGGCGGCGGCGCGCTTGCGCTGA
- a CDS encoding lysophospholipid acyltransferase family protein, with protein MGSKEAKTRGGWSDWLTDRVARGLIATALALPHRTRVRLMGWLLRRVVGPLAGYRQRAMENLAHVWPDMPEAERRRIAEAACDNAGRTMIENYDVAGLLDRMKDAKVSGAGLPEIERARAEGRPVLFVTGHYGNFEAPRAALVARGWRIGGLYRPMANPFFNAHYAANMHSLSDPVFEQGRRGTMGLLRHIREGGMGVLLFDVYSSDGTPIDFLGQPAPTLSSTAEIAVKTGALFVPFFGVRQPDGVSFEAVFEAPIPHGDPVEMMREATRRLEARIAEDPGQWFWLHRRWKPKRQAKRQRKRAAANIGP; from the coding sequence TTGGGCAGCAAAGAGGCGAAGACGCGCGGCGGGTGGTCCGACTGGCTGACCGACCGGGTCGCACGCGGGCTGATTGCGACGGCGCTCGCGCTGCCGCACCGGACGCGGGTGCGCCTGATGGGCTGGCTGCTGCGCCGCGTGGTGGGGCCGCTCGCGGGCTACCGGCAACGCGCGATGGAGAACCTCGCCCACGTCTGGCCCGACATGCCCGAGGCCGAGCGCCGCCGCATCGCCGAAGCCGCCTGCGACAACGCCGGGCGCACCATGATCGAGAATTACGACGTCGCGGGGCTGCTTGACCGGATGAAGGACGCCAAGGTCAGCGGTGCCGGACTGCCCGAGATCGAACGCGCCCGCGCCGAGGGCCGCCCAGTGCTTTTCGTGACCGGCCACTACGGCAACTTCGAGGCGCCGCGCGCGGCCCTGGTGGCGCGTGGCTGGCGGATCGGCGGGCTCTATCGCCCCATGGCCAACCCGTTCTTCAACGCCCATTACGCAGCCAACATGCACAGCTTGTCGGACCCGGTCTTCGAACAGGGGCGGCGCGGCACCATGGGGCTTCTGCGCCACATCCGCGAAGGCGGCATGGGCGTGCTGCTCTTCGACGTCTACAGCAGCGACGGCACGCCCATCGACTTTCTCGGCCAACCGGCCCCGACGCTGAGCTCGACCGCCGAGATCGCGGTCAAGACCGGCGCGCTTTTCGTGCCGTTCTTCGGGGTGCGTCAGCCCGACGGGGTGAGCTTCGAGGCGGTGTTCGAGGCACCCATCCCGCATGGCGACCCTGTCGAGATGATGCGCGAGGCGACGCGGCGGCTTGAAGCACGGATCGCCGAGGATCCCGGCCAGTGGTTCTGGCTGCACCGGCGCTGGAAGCCGAAGCGGCAGGCCAAGCGTCAGCGCAAGCGCGCCGCCGCCAATATCGGTCCGTAA
- a CDS encoding flagellar motor switch protein FliG → MSNLTSVAALPGPSSARPALTRRAKAAIIVQFLINEGADVPLSSLPDDLQAELTQQLGRMRYIDRETLNSVVEEFANELDSVGLSFPGDMAGALSALDGRISHRTAARLRKEAGVRQTGDPWERINKLDEERLEKLVLGEATEVAAVLMSKIDTANAAKVLARLPGDRARRISYAISMTAGVSPEAVDRIGLALAAQLDADPPKAFEKKPDQRVGAILNYAASAKRDELLEGLEETDRDFAEAVRKAIFTFANIPDRLKALDVPKIARDVPADVLTTAIAAASTEADTAAAEFLLENMSKRMAGSLREDAAGLSVGTKKGETAMNAVVTAIRELVSTGEIELRSPDDDDE, encoded by the coding sequence ATGTCGAACCTTACCTCGGTGGCCGCCCTGCCCGGCCCTTCCTCCGCGCGCCCCGCGCTGACCCGGCGGGCCAAGGCCGCGATCATCGTGCAGTTCCTGATCAACGAGGGCGCCGACGTGCCGCTGTCGTCGCTTCCCGACGATCTGCAGGCCGAGCTGACGCAGCAGCTTGGCCGGATGCGCTACATCGACCGCGAGACGCTGAACAGCGTGGTCGAGGAATTCGCCAACGAGCTCGACTCCGTCGGGCTGTCGTTTCCCGGCGACATGGCCGGCGCGCTCAGTGCGCTCGACGGCCGCATCAGTCACCGCACCGCCGCACGCCTGCGCAAGGAGGCCGGGGTGCGCCAGACCGGCGACCCGTGGGAGCGGATCAACAAGCTCGACGAAGAGCGGCTGGAAAAGCTCGTGCTCGGTGAGGCGACCGAAGTCGCCGCGGTACTTATGTCGAAGATCGACACGGCAAACGCCGCGAAGGTTCTCGCGCGGCTGCCCGGGGATCGCGCCCGCCGCATCAGCTATGCCATATCCATGACTGCCGGCGTCAGCCCGGAAGCGGTGGACCGCATCGGCCTCGCGCTTGCAGCACAGCTTGACGCCGATCCGCCCAAGGCCTTCGAGAAGAAGCCCGACCAGCGTGTCGGCGCGATCCTGAACTACGCCGCCAGCGCCAAGCGCGACGAACTGCTCGAAGGCCTCGAAGAAACCGACCGCGACTTTGCCGAGGCGGTGCGCAAGGCGATTTTCACCTTCGCCAACATCCCCGACCGGCTCAAGGCGCTGGACGTGCCGAAGATCGCCCGCGACGTCCCCGCCGACGTGCTGACCACCGCCATCGCCGCGGCGAGTACCGAGGCCGACACCGCCGCAGCCGAATTCCTGCTCGAGAACATGTCGAAGCGGATGGCAGGGTCTCTGCGCGAGGATGCCGCCGGGCTGAGCGTCGGCACCAAGAAGGGCGAGACCGCGATGAACGCCGTGGTGACAGCGATCAGGGAACTGGTCTCGACCGGCGAGATCGAGCTCAGGAGCCCTGACGACGACGACGAGTAG
- the purB gene encoding adenylosuccinate lyase has product MIPRYARPEMTAIWEPATKFRIWYEIEAHACDAQAKLGVIPQENADAVWKAKDVEFDVARIDEIEAVTKHDVIAFLTHLAEHVGSDEARFVHQGMTSSDVLDTCLNIQLVRAADILLADMDKLLAALKKRAYEHKDTVRVGRSHGIHAEPTTMGLTFARFYAEMDRNKNRLEKAKWEVATGAISGAVGTFANIDPAVEEHVCEKLGLRPEPISTQVIPRDRHAMFFATLGVIASSIENVAIEIRHMQRTEVLEGAEFFSMGQKGSSAMPHKKNPVLTENLTGLARLVRMTVVPAMENVALWHERDISHSSVERGIGPDATVTLDFALNRLAGVVDKMIIYPENMLENMNKFPGLVMSQRVLLALTQAGVSRENAYAMVQRNALKVWEERLDFRELLLADEEVVAALGVDGINEKFDMGYHTKHVDTIFKRVFGED; this is encoded by the coding sequence ATGATCCCCCGTTATGCCCGCCCAGAGATGACCGCGATCTGGGAGCCCGCCACCAAGTTCCGCATCTGGTACGAGATCGAGGCCCATGCCTGCGACGCGCAGGCGAAGCTGGGCGTCATCCCGCAGGAAAACGCGGATGCCGTGTGGAAGGCCAAGGATGTCGAGTTCGACGTCGCCCGCATCGACGAGATCGAGGCCGTCACCAAGCATGACGTCATCGCCTTCCTCACCCATCTGGCCGAGCATGTCGGCTCGGACGAGGCGCGCTTCGTGCACCAGGGCATGACCTCCTCGGACGTGCTCGACACCTGCCTCAACATCCAGCTGGTGCGCGCCGCCGACATCCTGCTGGCCGACATGGACAAGCTGCTCGCCGCGCTGAAGAAGCGCGCCTACGAGCACAAGGACACCGTCCGCGTCGGCCGCAGCCACGGCATCCATGCCGAGCCCACCACCATGGGCCTCACCTTCGCGCGTTTCTACGCCGAGATGGACCGCAACAAGAACCGCCTCGAAAAGGCCAAGTGGGAAGTCGCCACCGGCGCGATCTCGGGCGCGGTCGGCACCTTCGCCAACATCGACCCGGCCGTCGAGGAGCACGTCTGCGAGAAGCTGGGCCTGCGCCCCGAGCCGATCAGCACCCAGGTCATCCCGCGCGACCGTCACGCGATGTTCTTCGCGACCCTCGGCGTCATTGCCTCGAGCATCGAGAACGTCGCCATCGAGATCCGCCACATGCAGCGCACCGAGGTGCTCGAAGGCGCGGAATTCTTCTCGATGGGCCAGAAGGGCTCCTCGGCAATGCCGCACAAGAAGAACCCGGTGCTGACCGAGAACCTCACCGGCCTCGCGCGCCTCGTGCGGATGACCGTCGTGCCGGCGATGGAGAACGTCGCCCTCTGGCATGAGCGCGACATCTCGCACAGCTCCGTCGAGCGCGGCATCGGTCCCGATGCGACGGTCACGCTCGACTTCGCGCTGAACCGGCTTGCCGGCGTGGTCGACAAGATGATCATCTACCCCGAGAACATGCTGGAGAACATGAACAAGTTCCCCGGCCTCGTGATGTCGCAGCGGGTGCTTCTGGCGCTGACGCAGGCCGGCGTGAGCCGCGAGAACGCCTATGCCATGGTCCAGCGCAACGCGCTGAAGGTGTGGGAAGAACGCCTCGACTTCCGCGAGCTGCTGCTTGCCGACGAAGAGGTCGTGGCAGCGCTCGGCGTCGACGGCATCAACGAGAAGTTCGACATGGGCTACCACACCAAGCACGTCGACACGATCTTCAAGCGCGTCTTCGGCGAGGACTGA